Proteins found in one Nostoc sp. NIES-3756 genomic segment:
- the sugE gene encoding quaternary ammonium compound efflux SMR transporter SugE, which produces MAWVYLFIAGLLEIAWAIGLKYSQGFTKLAFGIPTVVCMILSFFFLSIALRTLPIGTAYAVWTGIGAIGTALLGVILFGEPASMKRFICIGLILAGVLGLRLGATD; this is translated from the coding sequence ATGGCGTGGGTGTATTTATTTATCGCAGGATTATTAGAGATTGCATGGGCAATTGGGCTGAAATATTCACAAGGTTTTACTAAGCTCGCTTTTGGTATTCCTACAGTTGTTTGTATGATATTGAGCTTTTTCTTTTTATCAATAGCGCTACGTACACTACCAATAGGTACAGCTTATGCTGTTTGGACTGGAATAGGGGCAATAGGTACGGCTTTGTTAGGGGTAATTTTATTTGGGGAGCCTGCTTCTATGAAACGTTTTATTTGCATCGGTTTGATTTTAGCAGGTGTGTTGGGACTCAGATTGGGAGCAACAGACTAA